A window of Saccharomyces eubayanus strain FM1318 chromosome XII, whole genome shotgun sequence contains these coding sequences:
- a CDS encoding C-terminal helicase domain-containing protein gives MPRQLCMDICRERGFSDVLIETSRYVNAMTKMPNVSIAVDIAHVKKCALLDKVHDLVMQFLENVPEKKAVFFFSNKTLLRESLRRLKDNASVVGVDADMEDGAKLAVFKDFENRHSTARVVIGTKLISNGLDCSSVKFVCLVDCTVSMIDYLQMTGRIRSSGYVRVLTVGNNNRYFKVSSGTWRP, from the coding sequence ATGCCCAGGCAACTATGCATGGACATCTGTCGTGAGAGGGGGTTCAGTGACGTCTTGATTGAGACGAGCCGGTATGTGAACGCGATGACGAAAATGCCGAATGTGTCCATTGCAGTCGATATAGCGCATGTAAAGAAGTGTGCTTTGCTAGATAAAGTTCATGATCTTGTCATGCAGTTTCTGGAAAACGTGCCGGAAAAGAAGGCggtcttctttttcagcAACAAAACCCTTCTTAGAGAGTCCCTGCGTAGGCTCAAGGATAATGCCTCTGTCGTTGGTGTAGACGCTGACATGGAGGATGGGGCTAAGTTGGCTGTGtttaaagattttgaaaatagacACTCGACGGCTAGGGTCGTTATTGGTACGAAGCTGATATCTAACGGATTGGATTGTAGTTCTGTGAAATTTGTTTGCTTGGTTGATTGCACGGTGAGTATGATTGACTATCTGCAGATGACAGGTAGAATCAGGAGCTCAGGGTATGTTAGAGTATTGACGGTGGGAAATAACAACAGGTATTTCAAGGTGTCCAGTGGTACCTGGAGACCATGA